Genomic DNA from Solanum dulcamara chromosome 4, daSolDulc1.2, whole genome shotgun sequence:
CATTTCCACATTGCATTTATCAGGATCAAACCGTATAAATTCCATAAATGGAGTCAAAGTTTTTTTTCCCAATATAAAGGTGATTTAACCTCTCTCATAAATGGCTGGATCTCCATACTGTTCACGAGCAAACTTCAACTGGTATCCCAATCTGTGTTCCGCataaaattcaacccaatctgACATCCATGTGTTTATCTGTGGAGTACTACACATATGCACAAATATTCAGCCCTTGATATGTCCGACCTGTTTACGCCTTAATATATGGAGAGATACAAATGATGAGAAAACTCCAACTTCAACTACAAGACATTAAATTGAATTTCtcatttcactttttttttttgcctaaAGTAAAAAAGCTACACATGATCCTTCCATTTAAACAAAGAGTACAATTGTGCAGGTGTGCAATTCACCATATAGTGGATTTTGAGAAATGCATCCTCATAATGGAAGAATTTTGATATGATCCTGGCATGATACCTGCCAATAGTATTGTCAACGTGAAAGCCAAACCCCTTCTGAGATTTTGCCGCTTTATGCATTTCAGCAAGCTTCCTTCCTAATGCAGACTGAAAAGCAGAAAATGCCAAATATCTGAATGCTGTCACCAAATTAACAAAGAAAAGGATATGAAGGATACACTAATTATGGGAAAAAGAGACGAACAGTCAGTCTCACCTGATTGCCTCTAGATGCACCAAACTCAATAAATTCCATAATGATATATGAGCCGCCAATTGGCAGAGATCCAACCTACACAATGCATCAAGCAATAACCTCTAGGATACAATTACAAACTTTCTTTTCAGGAGGGAGAGGAGGAAAGCTTCTACAAAGTTTAGGACACGAGAAAAAAATTGTCAACCTTACTTTATATGGTTTTGGTACACGGATTGACCCTGTTTCGTACATAGCTTTTAAACCCAATGCCTCCCCCTCAAACATTGATGGTCCAATACTCCTGATAAGATTTTTAACATACCATATTAAGAAACTATCTACCCCTTTTGGTAATACCATACTAAAAGCAAGCATCTATCACATCTTTTTAATGTTTTGACAAGAgaaacataatcaaaataccTGTTTGTTTTAACAAAAAAGGAACCGGCATCAGTGTCATAACGAGTTGCCCGATTTATGCACCCACCACCAATTGGACTGATTCCTTTGATCTGTGTTGCCTTTCCTTCTGAAAGGATCCATTCACGAACTGGATCATCACTCATTGCAGCCACTGTGGAATTCAAAGGAGTGAATACACTTGATATGGGAAATGAATGTTTGTCAACGAATGGATATAGCACACAATTTGGATCAAAACCATAAAGGTTCAACGGATTGCATGACCAACCAGATGTACAGGGTGAAGACTTTTAAGGCGAAATTGCAATCACAATAACTTCTTTCACACTTCAAAATGAGTTCAACAAGTTGTAAAGTGCACCGGAAGCAAATACTTGTATGCAGCTACATTCAACCCCACAGTATCAGGATTGTAGGAATGCAAGTGACTGTAGTCTAGCACCTTAGAAATGAATTCCGGAGTTTCAGATTCTGATAAAAATTACCAAATGCTAGTACATGTGGCTGTGAAATGAACCAGAATAAAGTATTACTACCAATTCTCAGTTACCTAAATGAACAACCATTTAGAAGAAATGCTTACAGAAAAAACTCCATGTACAACGTTAAAAGTTGAAACAAAATCCTGAAAGGAACATGAAGCTACTGAATTGGCAGTTAGGCACTCTTATCTATTTTTTACACACCAAAACTGGGATTTTGATTAGTCAAGACTAAGGAATAATCTTTGCTACGACAACTTACAAAACTTACATTGTTCGAAACGGAGGAAAAGGAAGAAAGGGAATAGAGAGTGGAAGACGGAGAATGTGAAAGAGATTTAGTTTCTTTCCTTGTTTCCATAAGAAAGAAAGTGGTAACTCAAGCAATTTTTATACTTAGTTTTCATCATTCAACTAAAGCAATGGGTGCAGGAGAAATTACTTCCTTTTTGTTTCAACAATGGTAGTTTTCAGGTCAGTTTGCAGACACCTCGACTAGTTCACCGGGTAGGTGATACATCCCCCAGCATAGGTACCAGGTAACTCCGGAGAAAATTAAATTCTTCAACTTCAATGACTATGATTTCCTTTCTTTATTCAGTAAATATAACTTAGATCTCTCTATCGTAAAACCATTCATCAAAAATAGAGCCTTGGGAGCTTTCTTCTGCTAATCCCAACAATTGATAGAGCTAGACAGTGAGACAGAGATATAAGGAACAGAAATAATTATTGAATTCATCTAATTTTCTTGACGCGCCGTTACACCTTACAGAATAAACTCAATATGCCCCATAAACAACACCTCCAAGTTAACCCCAAACCcttaaaacttcaaattaacAGGAGGAAAATAATTAAGTGGGCAATTCCATGATTAAAGTTGGACCAGAGAATGAGCTCTTTGAAACCATCTGGCATACTGAAAAGCTCCACATTACAGTAAAAGAAACAGATATACACAAAAAAGTTGAAATCTTTAAGCAGAATATCTTCATTACATAAACTAAATGAGCAAAATTGAGAAGAGCATGAAACTAATAAATGGTTCAATCTGTAAAGAGGCATACCAATTAGCGGTTTGTTCTTGTTGAAGTTGAAGGGGTGTATGAGAGAAGGCCAAGATATACACGGCATGGAGGAGGAAAACGAAATAGCCCCCAAGTGTGCTACAGCCATTTTTGCTGTCACTTTTTGGCTGGAGATATTTGCCCACTTTTATTTGGTTCttatttcttcatctttttttacCTATCATTGTaaaatttgaaggaaaaaagtttttgtttttaaagtaaaaataatatttgaaaattaattgtgtttgatcataaatataaattggagttattttttttttactatttgtgAGTAATTTGGGGTTGaaacacttttttaaaaaaaaatttaaaaattctgATATGTTTTTCGGAGTTCAACTCCAGATACTGTATGATTGTATTGTTACTtcaaatacaaatatttttgtttgcaTTTTATAATTAATCCATAGTTATGTAACAATGAAAATGTTCATTTTATGTCGCAATTGGTGGAATTTCTCATGTTATTTCTATTTCCCATATTATGCATAAATctatttcatttaattattttgaaagagAATTAAAAACATGTCGTGATACAGCCAACAACGCCAATAAAAAATTCTTAATTCGTATCTGTGACGAAATCATTGGTgacattaccattgcgttttaATACTCCAATAGAGAGTTATGcgtatctttctttttttaattgaattttttagtcgaaactttttaaataaaaatatgcaaGTTGTGAAGAAAGAATTAGTAAATGGTAAAATATGTGTTTCAAAGAGTCTGCGATAACCTGATTTTTGCCATCTTATAGTCCAATAAGTTACTaataaatagtagtaataatactTTGATCCACTTTCCCGTTTAAATGAggtttgatttgaaaaattaggCACACAATATCGTGGTAAAATAAATCAATACGACATGTATTTGCATAAAAAAAATCTCTGTTAACCATGGTAAGTTCATATAGTTTGGTATAAACGTCCAGTGCGAGTAAATTTTTATCCAAAATTGTTGGATCTTCATTAGATGTAGAAACAAATATCCTTTCACACAATAGTAGGTTTAGTTAGCTATTGTTCAATTATGGTGTATAGAAGAGAAGTATAAAATGTAAAGGGATGGTTTAGCCAGAAGCTATGAAAAAAGATGCTAAGTAGAAGAATTaccaaagataaagaaaatatatacacttaacactatcaaaaaaaataaaaaatcatatagcATGGAATTGTGAGATCCAAAGAATACAAACTCCATTGAGAAAACACAGTAGCATCTAGCAAAATTCAGTCTTTATAGGCATTTGATCTTCTAGaccaatttataaaataaataaataaaaaaacctTCTAGACCAGCTGCTTAAAGAAAGCTAGAAAGCCATATATTTTATGGTTTCATCACATATTGGATATTGCACATCAGAAACCAGAATTGCAGTGAGGTAAAAACTTATAAACATACCTCGACTGTCAATTACTGAAAGAGGTATATGGAAGCTCATATTCTTACAGAGTACATGACCCTCAAATGAACCAATTCTAGAGCATTTTAATAAGACTTTAATTCGTCGTAATGTCTATGATGAAAAACGGAGACTCTAAACGCCTTCTTTACGGTGATATAACAGAGGATTTGACATTGCACAACATGATATAAGATGCACTGTGTTTTGATAGGATAACCAGTGTACCACAAACTTGGTCCAAAATCTCCGAATTGTTAAAAGGGTGCAATTAGAACTTCTAACTGCTTATATGCAACATTCAATTACAGAAGTTTCTGTGTCCTTCCTCTGTGTCTTCAGATTCTCCTTGTTCAGATCAATCAGTCCCATTTGTCAGTCTCCAATAAGATATGTCTGATGCAAGGAAACATCTGAATGCAAACAGAAGGCATAATTTCTTATGGTACCTCTGTGGTTGCCTTTCATCATGACCTTGTTTCTGCTTCCCGAGAGACCTCAGATTCAAGGTTGATTGAAACAGAAACAGCTTCGTTGCTGTTACTTACAGTACCTTGTGACTGTTCAGCAGTACGTAGCAGCCACTGCCTTGAATGCTCCAATGATATCTCAGAACTGTCAGAGTTTTGATCCCTGCCAAGCATTGCAGGGCGCCTTTGCTTATTTTCAATAGATCCCTGTACGGAAAGGCGGCAAACTGGACAGGTAGACTGTTTTCTTAGCCATATATCAATGCATGAAAGATGGAAACTATGGCCACATTTGGGCATAATTCTCAGAACTTCATTCTCCTGGTACTCAGATAAGCATATACTGCACCTGAAATTCAAAATGCATGACCTCATCAATGGACAAGCCTATCACACTTAGGCATACCAATCAGAAAAAAactatatttagttttaaaGAAAAGACCAGGCTGGAAGACGAGGAAATAGCAGCCTGGACGGTACAATTGGATTTATTATAACCTCAATGAAGAATCAGACCTATGGTTTCACTCAATCTCCTGTTTGAAAGTTCAACATAGACAAGAGGGAACCCTTCTTTGATCCTTATACGGTTATACCTATTTCTGCTAGCTTAGACAAATAGTACATCAGAACATCCATCACATTTATCACTCGAAATGCATAAGATGATAGTTAATTGCCAAATGTTGCACATAGCACATAGCTCAAACAAATTGTATGGTGCTGCACTTACTGTGTATCTTCTTCCGAGGAGGTGAAAGCCTCACTGTGAAATTTCATGGTAGGAATTGCAGCAACCACAACTGAGTCAAGCCCGTTAATTCGATGCTCTGGCTGCCAGAATAGGTTTACATTAGTGAATCTGTCGGGAATTTGTAGGAATAACAACTTAAATCACAATTCATACACTTAACAGCTTAGAAGAGATATATCATAAATTCCAGTGAAACAATTTATGGAAAGAACAAATGCCAGTAGGAAAAAGTTATTCACAGACCAGCACCCGCTAAATACCATCTTGAAACTAATAGCCTGTTAGTCCGAACCTCTAAAATCAGCTTATTTTGAAAAGTGCTTTTTCTAAAACTGTTTTTCAAAAAAGTACTTTTGTGCATTAATTATTGTTTGGCAAGTTTTTCCCTAAAAACTACTTTGTTGAGCTTCGACTAAAACAACTTCTGCTACTCCCTAGAAGCACTTATTGTCTCCCCAAAGCTTGGCCAAACAGACTATAAATGTTCATGATATTTAAGCACAAGCAACGACTTAATTTGGAATGCAGCCAAAGATAACAACTAATTCTGAAAACAAAAGCATGCAATCTTGACAAGCACTCATACAAAGTACAAACTCTCCACATTGACTAATCAGTCTTGATTTTTGGTGATTTCTGTCTTTTCTGCAGCTCCATTGATACTTCAGATAGGGTAGTCAGTGATATTATAATCTCATTTTTCCACCTTTTGTTTACATGATCAcaaaaatcttattttactGGTAAATCTCTGTCAAAACCAGCAAATCAAACAAGAACTAAGTTTAAGCCATCAAATCCTAAATCATTCTTCACAAAACAAAAATACAATAAACAGATGGACTAGTACTGAACAGTTGTAGCTCTTAACACAAAGCAAAATGATTATCtgcaaaaatcagaaaaatctTCTCGAATGAATCAACAACTGTGACAAACATTGAttagaaactaaaaaaaagaagtaatttAAGCAAAGCTTACCTGTTCAAGATCAATCCCTGATTCAATTTCGAACATTTGCCTTGATTGCCTCCTGCTTATCCTCCCACAAATTAGTCTAGTACACACAAACACAATAAAAGTTGCACTCATCCCAAAACCAATTATTGTGGTTATCAGATTCATGCCAGACCCAAACATCCCAACCCCACTTTGCTTTTTCCTCTTCAACAACAATAAATTTTCAATTCAATAATGAGGGGAGAAGCAAAATGAAGAACATATGGTCAAAGAAAGAgccaaaatgaaaagaaaataagattatATTTTTACAAAGACTAATTATTAGTATAGATCCACCtgaataaaacaaagaaaaagcaATAGAGATGGACTTAACAACTAACGAAAGGAGTACAAATACCAACACCCCAGAATGAGGTTCACCTTAAAAATTCAAgatttatttttcaaagaaaaaaaataatatatatatatatatatgcatatataattttctttggAAAAAAATCCCATCTAACATTGAATCCTAATCTCTTTGGGTGGACTCTAAGTTAAAAGAATTAAGACCAAGAATAGGGCCATAAATGGATAGTGTGGATGAGAAAAGATGTAGaccctttcttttcctttggcTTTGTTTCCTTGGACTTACATCTCACTGGGGTCCACTCCAGTTATCCCACCCCCTCACCCCTCACCCTGGTTTGTTGATATTCAATAATAGCATATAGAGGGGTTGCTCGATAATAAACAATTTTCACTTTCAACTCGAAGATCATAAGTTTGACTTATCAAGAGAGAGTAAAAAGAGTGAAAGTTCTTAGGAGggtataagaaaaaaatagtatatCAGATCAATATGATTGTGGAGCAGGGACTCGTCTGTTCTTAACTAGAGATCTCAGTTTAAATCCTGAGCATGAAGAAAAATTTATTGGAAGCGCTAACTCCCAAAATGGCTTATGTAATGTATGTGATCTTGAATTTAGTTGGGACTTTAATACGGACCCCAAACGTCATTtgagaaacaaaataataaataatagtaCATAAGAGAACTAAGGAGATTTTGAGAACTATGGTGGCCTAAAAGGGTATAAACTTTTAAAATGAAATGATGGAATTGAAAGTTCTAAATTACTGTATGAAAGGAAAGTGGATTCTTAAAGATTCCTTAGTGAAAGAATGACAAAGATTCTGAATTGTCTAGATGATTTGTTCTCTGCTTTATTTTTAGTCTTTTTTGCTTAAATAGCTCTGCTAAGTGTGTTACTAATTTGGGATAATGCTTTCCCTTTTTTATGTCACTCTTGTACCATTGACTTTATTTAGACAAATATAGTGGGAAATTTCTCCACTTATGTTCACTCTTTCTGAAAATGTTATTGTGGGCCAGATTTCAATAATGAGACTCACACCTGAATTGGGTTGGGCTCATAAGAAGATGAATGAATGTTCATTCATTTATGAATTCATTATTgtaaattttacctaaatcTCATAATGGAAAAATCTAATTACTATACATTCCTCATCGTATCAAAATTATTcgatttctccttttttttcaattttgctgatacattagttatgtatctaatacatcaactttaggtgtagaatagttaatgcagatcatctatttatgaataatatcttaatataaggtatgattggttctttaaatcaattaccgatctaattaatgagattaattggttaaaaaaagcaacggttgtgtacatgaagattcaagccaaaaaacagagcatcaattcaaaccaaagtcgatttcaatttttttttcagttttgctgatacataagttatgtatctgatacatcaactttagctgtagaatagttaatgcatatcaactatttatggatagtagattgagataaggtatgattggttctttaaatgaattactgatctaattaatgagattaattggttaaaaaaAGCAAAAGTTAtgtacatgaagattcaagccaaaaaatagagcatcgTCTCCAATGGAAAAagcagagcatcaattcaaacaaaAGTCGATTTCGacttttttttcagttttgttgatacataagttatgtatctgatacatcaactttagctgtagaatagttaatgcacatcagctatttatggatagtagattgagataaggtatgattggctctttaaatcaattactgatctaattaatgagattaattaattaaaaaaggcaacagttctgatacatcagttatgtagttgatacataagttctgatatatatatgtgaattttattttctgcgggttttgatacatcagttatgtataaactgtgctaattaaatattgatacatcaattctgatacatcagatctgtagttgatacatcagttgtgatacatatgtgtgaagtttattttctacagttttttgatacatcagttaggtataacatgtgctaattaaatactgatacataatttttgtagttgatacatacgttctgatacatatatgtgaaatttatttcctGCGGGTTGTTGATTCATCAGTTAGATATAACATGTGTtaattaaatactgatacatcagctctacagttgatacataagttctgatacatatatttaaagtttatttccTGTAGGTTGTTGATTAATCAATTAGGTATAACATGTTCtaattatatactgatacatcagtatagatacattagttgtgtagttgatacataagtacttatacatatatgtgaagctTGATTCCTGCAATTTGTTGCTTCATCATTTAGGTATATCCTGTGATAATTATATATTGATACATCGGTTCTGATATATCAGATCTGTATTTGATAAAtgagttctgatacatatatgtgaagctTGATTCCTGCAATTTGTTGCTTCATCATTTAGGTATATCCTGTGATAATTATATATTGATACATCGGTTCTGATATATCAGATCTGTATTTGATAAATGAgttttgatacatatatgtgaagtttattttcagattgaatgaggatgaagtgagATTCCAGATAAGGAAAAACCTAAATATACCTTAGttagaaccttgaaattgagtaacagATGTACTcagaaattcaaaatctcaaaaacagATGAAGAGGAGCGAATTTAGGCGAGGATTTAGGGAGGAAGAGTGATGTATCAGAGAgagttaaaggaaaaagagggattttggatattttttggtataatagggaatacaagtaaatatggtattacaatatgtgtaaaagggtaatttttcCTCCATTATTTGCCATTTTTCTATAAGTTATTGCATCAATAGTCTTTATTTCAAGtggtttttaatttttgtcctTCTTACTACTCATTTAATGAAAAACTAtaggttaaaatatttttaactgtGCGATCTAATTTCGCTCGGCGTGAATTTAGCATTTTTGCCTCATCCGACATAAATTTTATAGGAATTAAGATATTCAATATAAATTGTGTTGTATCTTATTCGCTCGACATATATTTAGAGACCATTTTTCTTATTCGTCATAAGTCTATaagaattaaattatgcatCTTGTGGCATAACTTATGAATTCtaaaattaaacttttatcTCGTTCAGCATAAGTTCCGTGGAAAGTATTATGTCCAAAATAGGGGCAATGACCCACTTTTCAACTACCTTGGCTGCTGAAATAATTTAGTTTCATCAATGGACTTCAACAATCAGACATAATGAtcttattatcatttatagcaataaatattttttttcagtgaacacttataatacatttataatacaattttaatacatattgcagagagctatttataaaacatatataatacaagttttatagatggataatacatttatcacatattttaatagatttataatacattatgttagtttcttactacacaaacataatatatattttaaaacacttataatacatttatattgtatgcataattcacttttaatacaagtgtagatttatcatagtattgctatatattgctataaatggtaataaataaaaaaaattgctaaaatcggtaattaatttttaaaaagcactcaatcaagtaatttttcctttctaTATGGAGTAACAAATATTAGATTATGAACCTCATAATCTTAAAATTAGTGAATTCCTTGttaaaaactttaaatattGAACTCATCAAATTTAAAGCTTGAATTCATCTATGATACAACTTATATATAAACTAGTTGCCACATTACCTAAGGACAATTTCGACATTTTGTTATTCCCTCCGTCCTAGTATAGATCTGTTCATGAGATAGTTTATGTTAAATGAAAATGGATATAAATGTGCACAGGTAATTAACTTTTTGTATACTTTTTAGTCCCCTAATAACACAACTTTGTCATTTGCATATTTAGGTATCGTTTGGCCCCAAATAATTTTTGggaaaaacttaaaaaaaacttgagaaCTAGTGTTTGGCCATATAATTTGTTATTACTTGGCAAATACCCCAAGTTCTCAAGTTCTAGGGGAAGtttaaaaaacttaaaaattaccccaaacttttatatgttataaAAACACCCATCATTTCTTGTCAGGAAGAGATTGTTCGTAGAATATgagaatattttataaaagaatagtttgttatTACCTCCTCtggaaaagaatagtttgagtgacaaggttcgaaaaaaataacaatttatttttaattcgattaatgtattgctcttgcccatattgttattttttttttgttgattgttatcaattatgttaaaatttatttttttaacggaacatattcattataaaatgataacacaagcttatgggtatttttaataatttttagaacttgcAGGTACAaaacaatattttttgaaatagtcaaatattcttggaaaaattTATGAGCAATCGCATAATGAAACTTCACCAAAACTTCAACTAAAAAATACTTGTCAAGAATATTTGGGAACTTGAGCTCAAACGCTAGCTGAGAAGAAAGTTCAAGGTGGATGATTGCATCAGTTAAATCATACTCTTCAACGTATACAATATATTGGTCAAGGTTGTAAATTTTAAATCGAATTAATTACTTTTCACTAATTTTATCTCTTTTTCAATGGAATATTTAATTTGTTGCAGTTAGCTACATAATGGAGAAGCTGACCAACATTCAACTAGGTGAGATTGATCCTTTAATTTATCCTAAGGATTGTGCTTCTACTTTTGGTGATAATTCACCATATACAAAATTATTAGCAAAAACATAATATCATAATAATTTTGAACGCTCTCACAAGATAGTGACAAGTACTTAAACTACTCGATCGTGTTACCATGCATGGAAAAGTCAGCTCGTAAACTAATTTCATTTTGTTACTAGGTTCCAAACCTTCTCCTGAACTATGGAATCTGATACCTTCACTAATGGATACAATATATTGCTCAAgcttataattttcaaatataataaTTAGCTACCTGTATTTTCACTAATTTCTCTTATAGCTGACGGATTATTTGTCGTTAATACAATCATTCTACCAagattctttttttctcttggtTCTATTAGTTTTCTTAGTCTCcgctttaatttatttatcttattttcttatttagtttgtttttaactCCTTAGTTTTAACTTTTTACATGACGTGTTTAAAAATATAAGATTACAAGGCATTTTGGTACGTTCCATATATCtttgtttaagaccacaaacttcaaaaatctttttatattttttaaaaagattgtgtcaaatcaaaatcagacaaacaaattaaaatgaaaggaGTATTTAGTTTTGGTTTGGCTAGAGTCAGCAGTAGAGCATGAATTGTTTacccaaatttatttttactttgatCACAAAAGTGGAATTTTCTGTTTAGTTTATTCTCCCACGGCACAACCTGTATCCATATTATACATGAAGCCACGAAATTGAAGGTATTATTGTTGGTATGTAACGTTTGGTAGTGTAGCAGTTTAACCTTGAACTATCAATTTTACCTTCCATATAAAGTTTTTATAAGAGCCCAATTACGAGAGATGCTCATAAAGTACACCTATATGTTTAACTGCCTGAATTAATATTAATTCTGCAACATTATTTGGTAGTAATTAAACTAGAATTATATTGCCTTCTTCCTAAGAGACTCTTCTGCTAGCTTattaggtaaaaaaaaaaaaggacaatAATGCAGACGGatgattgataattgataagTTCAATATTTGCCTTTTCATCCAACTGCAGGCAGCTAAGTGGTGGTCTCCACATATGTGGCATAaaatatattcattttgtggtGGAATTGCCAACAAAAGCAAGTTGATTTTAAGCTTTGGTTATGGCAAACTTTATGCACTAGATCCCAAATACAATGATTGAGGAACTCATGATGTTAGATGATAGAGACATTATAGGCTGTAAGTGAATTTTAAATGTTGCTAAGTACCTAGCTAGAAGATATACATACAAGTTGACTCCATTCAAATGTTCTCTCAGAACGGCTAATTAAATCTTATTCTAAGCTTGTGATATTATCAAAGTGCATTGTATGTGCTACCAAACAATGATTTACAGACATTTTCTTACATTTACTATGTTCAACTAAAATGATATTAcatttgtctcaatttatgtgatgttttttttttttttaattagtcaATTCCCAAAAGAATGACACATTTGtatatttagtaataatttaaatataaactTTTCATTTCACCTTTAATAAGATCATGATttctataatttattttagatcataaatttcaaaataatattcTTTTATTCATAAATTCCGTATCTAGTCAAACACCTTAAATTAACGTGGAACACTCTTGAACCTCCACCACTTAGATGGATGGCCTCAAATCTCGATAGTCCTCTTCTACAATCATATTACTACTTAACTCATAACCCAAATTTGTAATACTTAATTAATACATGAAGGAATAGGAATTCtgatgaaggaaaaaaaaaaggacaaagAAAAAGACAGAAAGATGAGGATCCCTTCACTAATCAATATAATTGGTGATACCCAACCCAACGTTCCAAAAACGTTTTCTCAATTCCAAATCCCTCCACTAAATTGTCTTCTCTTATGttcgaaaaaaatatttttatttttatcaaagaCAAAGTCaggatttgaattttatggatTAAAAATTATAGGATAGCTATATCATTTGTTAGTAACTGAATCTCAAGTTTAATTTTTGCACATATATAATGAATTTCTTAAAACAAATACAAGATTTAAACTAA
This window encodes:
- the LOC129886636 gene encoding protein-ribulosamine 3-kinase, chloroplastic isoform X1, giving the protein MAVAHLGAISFSSSMPCISWPSLIHPFNFNKNKPLIVAAMSDDPVREWILSEGKATQIKGISPIGGGCINRATRYDTDAGSFFVKTNRSIGPSMFEGEALGLKAMYETGSIRVPKPYKVGSLPIGGSYIIMEFIEFGASRGNQSALGRKLAEMHKAAKSQKGFGFHVDNTIGSTPQINTWMSDWVEFYAEHRLGYQLKFAREQYGDPAIYERGQRLARNLGPLFKNVVIEPCLLHGDLWSGNITYDKNGEPVILDPACYYGHNEAEFGMSWCAGFGEGFYKAYFEVMPEQPGFEERRDLYMLYHYLNHYNLFGSGYRSSAMSIIDDYLRMLNV
- the LOC129886636 gene encoding protein-ribulosamine 3-kinase, chloroplastic isoform X2; the encoded protein is MSDDPVREWILSEGKATQIKGISPIGGGCINRATRYDTDAGSFFVKTNRSIGPSMFEGEALGLKAMYETGSIRVPKPYKVGSLPIGGSYIIMEFIEFGASRGNQSALGRKLAEMHKAAKSQKGFGFHVDNTIGSTPQINTWMSDWVEFYAEHRLGYQLKFAREQYGDPAIYERGQRLARNLGPLFKNVVIEPCLLHGDLWSGNITYDKNGEPVILDPACYYGHNEAEFGMSWCAGFGEGFYKAYFEVMPEQPGFEERRDLYMLYHYLNHYNLFGSGYRSSAMSIIDDYLRMLNV
- the LOC129886637 gene encoding RING-H2 finger protein ATL64-like; the encoded protein is MFGSGMNLITTIIGFGMSATFIVFVCTRLICGRISRRQSRQMFEIESGIDLEQPEHRINGLDSVVVAAIPTMKFHSEAFTSSEEDTQCSICLSEYQENEVLRIMPKCGHSFHLSCIDIWLRKQSTCPVCRLSVQGSIENKQRRPAMLGRDQNSDSSEISLEHSRQWLLRTAEQSQGTVSNSNEAVSVSINLESEVSREAETRS